From the Corynebacterium sp. P3-F1 genome, the window CGCCCGCATCGCTTCATGCGGGTCGGTGCTATCCGTCGAGAAAACGGGAATGTCGGGGGCATGCTTATCGACGGCCCGTGCAATCTCCTCCCTATCCACCCCCAACAGGGCGACCGCCCGGAAGCGGCGGGCGTGCTGCGCAACGAGCTCGTCCACGTCGGCGCCTTTCAGCTGGCCACCGGCGACCCACACGATCTTGCTCTCGTGGCCGCCGGCACCGTGACCGGCCCCGCCAATGGCACCGCGCAACGCTGAGTCGGCCGCGTGCGGGTTGGTGGCTTTGGAGTTGTCCACCCACGTCACGCCGCCGCTGGAATGAACGACAGCGCCGCGGTGGCCGGAGACGTGGTACCCGTGCAGCCCGCGGTGGATGTGCTCGGGTGCGGCGCCCTGAGTGACGGCTACCGCTGCTGCGGCGAGAGCGTCGAGCACACCCGCCTGCCCGGCAGGCTCGATTCCGTCAACAGGGGTAATCTCCACGGGAACTCTCGCCCCGCCACTGATCTTCTCCCCGATGCGGCTGACGATGGTCCCGTCGACAATCCCGACTTGCCCCGCCTCCGGTTCACGCAACGTGAACCCGATGATTCCGTTGCGGCCGGATTGTTCCGCATATCTGAGCACCTTCGGGTCATCACTGCCTGCGACCGCGACGGAGCTTTCAAAGACCTTCGCTTTCGAGCTTGCGTACGCGTCGAATGAGCCGTGCCAGTCGATGTGGTCCTCTGCGAGATTGAGCAGCACCCCGGCGTCCGGCGTGAGCGTGTCCGACCAGTGCAGCTGGAAGCTGGACAACTCCGCCACCAGCACGTCCACACGCGGTTCGGTTGTGAGTGCGTCGCCGACTGCGACACCGATATTCCCGCAGGCGATCGCGCGCTTTCCGGTGTAGGATCCCGTTTCCTGCATGATGGCGGCCAGCATGCCCGTCGTGGTGGTCTTGCCGTTCGTGCCAGTGACGACAAGCCAATCCCGCGGTGGGCCGAACACTCCGGCGCGGTCGAGCCGGAAGCACAATTCCACGTCCCCGAACACCTCGCATCCGGCATCCCGGGCAGCAGACAACAAGGGCGAATCAGGGCGCCAACCGGGCGAAGTGACCACAGTCGGGTAATCACCCGCGGTGCGCCCCGTTTCTTCCGTGGTTAGTCCACCAAGGAAATTGGGGCCCGCAATCTCTGCAATCCGGGCTAGCTTTCCCGCGTCGTCGTCCGCGACTGCGAAAGACACCGGGGTCTGGGCGAGAAGCTTCGCCGCACCTAGCCCGGACACACCCGCCCCGGCAAGAAGGACGGGACCAGCCACGGGGACATCTGTTGCTGTCATGCCAAGCTCACCCCGGCAGAAGAAAGCCATTCCGTATAGAACACAGCCAGACCGAGGACGACCGCGATGGCGCAGATGACCCAGAACCGGATGACCACAGTGGTCTCCGCCCATCCGCCGTTTTCAAAGTGGTGGTGGAAGGGTGCCATGCGGAAGACGCGCTTACCGGTGGTCTTGAACACAGCCACCTGGATGACAACCGAGGCGGCCTCCACGACAAAGAGTGCTCCGATGACGACCATGAGCACCTCGGTGCGGCTGGCAATGGATACGCCTGCGACCAAGCCGCCAAGTGCGAGCGAGCCGGTATCACCCATGAAGATCTTCGCCGGCGCGGCGTTCCACCACAGGAAGCCGATGCACCCGCCCAAGCCTGCGGCGCACAGAACAGCAAGGTCAAGCGGGTCGCGCACGTCGTAGCAGCCGGCCCCCGGTGCCTGGGAGCAGGAATTCCGGAACTGCCAGAAGGTGATCAGGGTGTAGCCGAACATCACCAGTGCCGTCGAACCGGCCGCGAGACCGTCGAGGCCGTCAGTGAGGTTCACGGCATTGGACCACGCAGCGATGAGGAAGTACACGAAGATCAGGAACAGGATCGTGCCCACCACTGCCCCGCCGACAGCGAGATCGA encodes:
- the murD gene encoding UDP-N-acetylmuramoyl-L-alanine--D-glutamate ligase, with the protein product MTATDVPVAGPVLLAGAGVSGLGAAKLLAQTPVSFAVADDDAGKLARIAEIAGPNFLGGLTTEETGRTAGDYPTVVTSPGWRPDSPLLSAARDAGCEVFGDVELCFRLDRAGVFGPPRDWLVVTGTNGKTTTTGMLAAIMQETGSYTGKRAIACGNIGVAVGDALTTEPRVDVLVAELSSFQLHWSDTLTPDAGVLLNLAEDHIDWHGSFDAYASSKAKVFESSVAVAGSDDPKVLRYAEQSGRNGIIGFTLREPEAGQVGIVDGTIVSRIGEKISGGARVPVEITPVDGIEPAGQAGVLDALAAAAVAVTQGAAPEHIHRGLHGYHVSGHRGAVVHSSGGVTWVDNSKATNPHAADSALRGAIGGAGHGAGGHESKIVWVAGGQLKGADVDELVAQHARRFRAVALLGVDREEIARAVDKHAPDIPVFSTDSTDPHEAMRAAVDFAAQHARPGDAVILAPAAASLDMYSGMAQRGNIFAASARALDGKHDA
- the mraY gene encoding phospho-N-acetylmuramoyl-pentapeptide-transferase encodes the protein MTQLIMSGAISFLVAIFTTPLLIRYFTSAGKGQEIREDGPASHIRKRGTPTMGGIAILLGIVVAYLVVGFWGMATGHGEFTASGLLVLGLTVGLGLLGFADDGLKLFFNRNLGLNKTAKLVGQLAISLIFGFLLLRFPQDRTGLTPGSTHVSFIRDIETFDLAVGGAVVGTILFLIFVYFLIAAWSNAVNLTDGLDGLAAGSTALVMFGYTLITFWQFRNSCSQAPGAGCYDVRDPLDLAVLCAAGLGGCIGFLWWNAAPAKIFMGDTGSLALGGLVAGVSIASRTEVLMVVIGALFVVEAASVVIQVAVFKTTGKRVFRMAPFHHHFENGGWAETTVVIRFWVICAIAVVLGLAVFYTEWLSSAGVSLA